In Microlunatus antarcticus, the following proteins share a genomic window:
- a CDS encoding MarR family winged helix-turn-helix transcriptional regulator: MDQTSGDPSPTDRARERLDGTPLRDHDLRSRLQQLGIRHRHLEKRLAAALRTDVSGLEVMDHLIALGPTTPSTLATRLGTSTAAMSLVLNRLEEAGHITRQRHPDDGRKLVVTAAGPSTEQVWALISPHTDAVDRLIASYTPEQQDLVEGFLDAVLALYDDEERRLGENAP, translated from the coding sequence ATGGATCAGACGTCAGGCGATCCCTCCCCGACGGACCGCGCCCGCGAGCGCCTCGACGGCACTCCGCTGCGCGACCACGACCTCCGCTCGCGGCTCCAGCAGCTGGGGATCCGGCACCGGCACCTGGAGAAGCGGCTGGCTGCGGCGCTGCGGACCGACGTCAGCGGACTCGAGGTGATGGACCACCTGATCGCGCTCGGCCCCACGACGCCGTCCACGCTCGCGACGCGCCTGGGCACCTCGACCGCGGCCATGTCGCTCGTGCTCAACCGGCTCGAGGAGGCCGGGCACATCACCCGTCAGCGCCACCCGGACGACGGGCGCAAGCTCGTCGTGACCGCCGCCGGCCCGAGCACCGAGCAGGTCTGGGCGCTGATCTCGCCCCACACCGACGCCGTCGACCGCCTCATCGCCTCCTACACGCCGGAGCAGCAGGACCTCGTCGAAGGGTTCCTGGACGCCGTGCTCGCCCTGTACGACGACGAGGAACGCCGCCTCGGCGAGAACGCTCCCTGA
- a CDS encoding DNA-3-methyladenine glycosylase family protein, protein MSTRTASLTVTGPYDLREVALMGFGHRDEASYDGVMRLAFCLDSDLERQVGVEVRQVGDRLDLTITPAGDQAPLSDAEVQDAATQVARVVSADHDGAAFHALCEADPVLAPVHAVAPGFRPALFYSPYEAAVWSIVSARRARAQGIGVRRRLAQALGASVELAGVVTEAVPTPGALLRLESLPGLPADRVPRLHAVAEAAQRGELDVVELRALPQAEAEERVQRLPGIGPFYASLIVVRACGHADAMVVGESHVRDVVQEVYGFDHPPTPAELAAVGETWRPYRTWVSVMLRALSGRAA, encoded by the coding sequence ATGAGCACGAGGACCGCGTCCCTGACCGTCACCGGACCGTACGACCTCCGCGAGGTCGCCCTGATGGGGTTCGGTCACCGCGACGAGGCGTCGTACGACGGGGTGATGCGGCTGGCGTTCTGCCTCGACAGCGATCTCGAGCGTCAGGTCGGGGTCGAGGTGCGGCAGGTGGGGGACCGGCTCGACCTGACGATCACGCCCGCCGGCGACCAGGCGCCCCTCTCCGACGCCGAGGTGCAGGACGCCGCCACCCAGGTCGCGCGGGTCGTGTCCGCCGACCACGACGGGGCCGCGTTCCACGCGCTGTGCGAGGCCGATCCCGTCCTCGCCCCGGTGCACGCGGTCGCGCCCGGCTTCCGCCCCGCGCTCTTCTACTCCCCGTACGAGGCCGCCGTCTGGTCGATCGTGAGCGCCCGCCGGGCCCGCGCCCAGGGCATCGGCGTCCGACGCCGGCTGGCCCAGGCGCTGGGGGCGAGCGTCGAGCTGGCCGGCGTCGTGACCGAGGCGGTGCCCACGCCGGGCGCGCTGCTCCGCCTCGAGTCGCTGCCGGGTCTGCCCGCCGACCGGGTCCCCCGGCTGCACGCCGTGGCCGAGGCGGCGCAGCGGGGCGAGCTGGACGTGGTCGAGCTGCGCGCGCTGCCGCAGGCCGAGGCCGAGGAACGCGTGCAGCGGCTGCCCGGCATCGGCCCCTTCTACGCCTCGCTGATCGTCGTCCGGGCCTGCGGTCACGCCGACGCGATGGTCGTCGGGGAGTCGCACGTCCGCGACGTCGTGCAGGAGGTGTACGGCTTCGACCACCCGCCGACCCCGGCGGAGCTGGCGGCGGTCGGCGAGACGTGGCGGCCGTACCGGACGTGGGTGTCGGTGATGCTGCGGGCGCTGTCGGGCCGGGCGGCCTGA
- a CDS encoding Fpg/Nei family DNA glycosylase, which yields MPEGDTVWLACQQLDKALAGRVLTRCELRVPQLATTDFTGVEVLKVASRGKHQLTRFANGWTLHTHLRMDGGWRVYPTGKKWTGGPAWQIRVLMVNAEAAAVGYRLPVTEMVRTDAEDTVVGHIGPDLLGDDWDADEALRRLRADPARTVGEALLDQRNLAGIGTLYRAEILFLQGVNPRTPVEAVPSLERVVARAKQLLEANKNTHDQITTGNRRLGAHWVFERPGQDCRRCGTRILTEEFGPVGVERRSYWCPHCQPLRTVDAP from the coding sequence ATGCCCGAGGGAGACACGGTCTGGCTGGCCTGCCAGCAGCTCGACAAGGCGCTGGCCGGGCGAGTGCTCACGCGCTGCGAGCTGCGCGTGCCGCAGCTCGCGACCACCGACTTCACCGGCGTCGAGGTGCTCAAGGTCGCCTCGCGTGGCAAGCACCAGCTGACCCGCTTCGCCAACGGCTGGACGCTCCACACGCACCTGCGGATGGACGGCGGCTGGCGGGTCTACCCGACGGGGAAGAAGTGGACCGGCGGGCCGGCCTGGCAGATCCGCGTCCTCATGGTGAACGCCGAGGCCGCCGCGGTGGGCTACCGGCTCCCGGTCACCGAGATGGTGCGCACCGACGCGGAGGACACGGTCGTCGGCCACATCGGGCCCGACCTCCTCGGCGACGACTGGGACGCGGACGAGGCGTTGCGGCGGCTGCGCGCCGACCCCGCCCGTACGGTCGGCGAGGCCCTGCTCGACCAGCGGAACCTGGCCGGCATCGGGACGCTCTACCGCGCCGAGATCCTCTTCCTCCAGGGCGTGAACCCGCGGACGCCCGTCGAGGCCGTGCCCTCGCTCGAACGCGTCGTCGCGCGGGCCAAGCAGCTCCTCGAGGCGAACAAGAACACCCACGACCAGATCACGACCGGCAACCGGCGCCTCGGCGCGCACTGGGTCTTCGAGCGGCCGGGCCAGGACTGCCGCCGGTGCGGGACCCGGATCCTGACCGAGGAGTTCGGCCCGGTCGGCGTCGAGCGCCGCAGCTACTGGTGCCCGCACTGCCAGCCCCTGCGGACGGTGGACGCCCCCTGA